The following proteins are encoded in a genomic region of Nicotiana sylvestris chromosome 4, ASM39365v2, whole genome shotgun sequence:
- the LOC138890116 gene encoding uncharacterized protein: MRSNPNRHNPDHCCEFHNDHEHKTVDCRFLPSEVDHLLKQGYLTELFNEKGKQAYMKNRHDPPKPPSPKRIVNIISGGEDVKGISYTAANKISKVTITQGKRARHVLEKDNITFNDEDADGILTPHNDALVISLIIHDTNVKRVLIDPGSFMNIILLRVLREMQVEDKVIPKAHTLSGFDNSSVLMKREVTLTIFAEGVVKDTKFQVVDIEMAYNMVLGRPWIHEMDVVLSTLH, from the coding sequence atgagatcgaacccAAACAGGCACAACCCTGATCATTgctgcgagtttcataatgaccacgAACATAAAACAGTAGATTGCAGATTTTTAccaagtgaagttgatcatttattaaaacaaggctatcttactgagttgttcaaTGAGAAAGGCAaacaagcttacatgaagaacagaCATGAtcctccaaaaccaccttctcccaaaagaattGTCAAcattataagtgggggtgaagacgtcaagggtatatcatatactgcagctaacaaaatttccaaagtaacaattacccaagggaaacgggcGCGGCATGTTTTAGAGAAAGACAACATTACATTCAATGATGAAGATGCAGATGGCATATTAACCCCTCATaatgatgcattggtaatatctttaattatacatgatactaatgtgaaacgagttttgattgatccaggtagtttcaTGAACATTATTTTactaagagtattacgtgagatgcaagttgaagataaagtgataccaaaggcgcatactctatctggatttgataattctagtgtCCTCATGAAaagagaggtaacactcaccataTTCGCTGAAGGAGTCGttaaagatacaaagttccaggtggtagatatagagatggcttacaacatggttcttgggagaccatggatccacgaaatggatgttgttctttcaacctTGCattaa